One genomic segment of Kordiimonas sp. SCSIO 12603 includes these proteins:
- the pgk gene encoding phosphoglycerate kinase yields MAFKTIKDLGDLTGKTAVVRVDINVPMQDGEVTDATRLHAVKPTVDAIVAAGGRSVLLAHFGRPKGKVVPEMSLKPIVPALADVLERSVGFAELGDDLPSDEVVVLENTRFFEDEEKNDPELAAKFAALGDVYVNDAFSAAHRAHASTAAIAKLLPAAAGETMGAELKALENALGTPVKPVVAVVGGAKVSSKLAVLENLVEQVDHLIIGGGMANTFLFAQGMDIGASLCEKDLKDTALTILSKAKDAGCKVHLPSDVVVATEFKAHAANETKGVDAVSGAEMILDAGPATVAELAEVLKVSKTLVWNGPMGAFEMEPFDAATVALAKAAGELSEAGSLLTVAGGGDTVAALAHAGVKEQFTHISTAGGAFLEWMEGKELPGVAALG; encoded by the coding sequence ATGGCTTTCAAAACAATAAAAGACCTTGGTGACCTAACAGGTAAAACTGCTGTTGTGCGTGTGGATATCAACGTACCAATGCAGGACGGCGAGGTAACAGATGCAACTCGTCTTCACGCAGTGAAGCCAACAGTGGACGCAATCGTAGCCGCTGGTGGCCGTTCGGTTCTTCTGGCACACTTTGGTCGCCCTAAGGGTAAAGTGGTGCCTGAGATGTCCTTGAAACCGATTGTGCCAGCACTTGCTGATGTTCTTGAGCGCAGTGTTGGTTTTGCTGAACTCGGTGATGATCTGCCATCAGATGAAGTTGTTGTTCTTGAAAACACACGCTTCTTTGAGGACGAAGAAAAGAATGATCCTGAATTGGCAGCTAAGTTTGCAGCCCTTGGTGATGTGTATGTAAACGATGCGTTCTCAGCGGCGCATCGCGCCCATGCTTCCACAGCTGCTATTGCAAAGTTACTTCCGGCTGCTGCTGGCGAAACCATGGGCGCTGAACTGAAAGCACTTGAAAACGCGCTTGGTACGCCTGTGAAACCGGTTGTTGCTGTTGTGGGCGGTGCCAAAGTTTCGTCAAAGCTTGCGGTCCTTGAAAACCTTGTGGAGCAAGTTGATCATCTGATCATCGGTGGCGGCATGGCTAACACATTCCTTTTCGCACAAGGTATGGATATCGGTGCCAGCCTTTGTGAGAAAGATTTGAAAGATACAGCGCTTACTATTCTTTCCAAGGCTAAGGATGCTGGCTGTAAAGTGCACTTGCCATCTGATGTTGTTGTAGCAACTGAATTTAAAGCTCATGCTGCAAATGAGACTAAAGGTGTAGATGCTGTATCCGGCGCTGAGATGATCCTTGATGCAGGCCCTGCGACTGTCGCTGAGCTTGCTGAGGTGCTTAAGGTATCCAAAACACTTGTATGGAACGGCCCTATGGGTGCGTTTGAAATGGAGCCATTTGACGCGGCTACAGTTGCACTTGCTAAGGCTGCTGGTGAACTGTCCGAGGCTGGATCTCTTCTCACTGTTGCAGGTGGTGGTGATACAGTAGCGGCACTTGCTCATGCTGGTGTGAAAGAACAGTTCACACATATTTCTACAGCTGGTGGCGCATTCCTTGAGTGGATGGAAGGTAAAGAGCTTCCGGGTGTCGCGGCGCTTGGTTAA
- a CDS encoding ABC transporter substrate-binding protein, with translation MTKVFQRYLRVSALFFACCLTAACEQSEPNQPLRVSSSNWPGYEPLYIAEALNFYSGKDIHLIETPASMVLMQSLQAGTVDAAAISLSRALTFIQQGQDISIILVLDWSNGADQILARPPIKSIEDITGANVAAEANTVNMFLLLRALENHGMTLDDINFAPMENEVLASSYAAGEIDVASAFGPAINDMAQIGARKIFDSSQIPGEILDVLIVRTQYLEQNPSKVTKLVQGWLKAVEYISNQETGSDLPAGLLKPEDFQAVKNQVKLAGIAENTTFLGDDARRLKDTIEKRLMTFQAISDRMQFSSMPKINTKPFEDAKALETEN, from the coding sequence TTGACTAAGGTTTTTCAGAGATACCTGCGCGTATCTGCCTTATTTTTTGCTTGCTGTCTCACCGCAGCATGCGAACAATCTGAACCTAATCAACCCCTCAGGGTTTCAAGTAGTAACTGGCCGGGGTATGAACCGCTCTATATTGCAGAGGCTCTAAACTTCTATTCAGGTAAAGATATTCATCTCATCGAAACTCCGGCTTCAATGGTGTTAATGCAAAGCTTGCAAGCCGGTACAGTGGATGCCGCAGCTATATCCTTAAGCCGCGCCCTTACCTTTATCCAACAAGGGCAAGATATCTCCATTATCCTGGTTCTGGATTGGTCCAATGGGGCTGATCAGATTTTAGCCCGTCCACCAATAAAATCCATTGAAGACATCACCGGCGCAAATGTTGCGGCGGAAGCCAATACGGTTAACATGTTCCTTCTGCTACGTGCGCTCGAAAACCACGGCATGACGCTCGACGATATAAATTTTGCCCCTATGGAAAATGAGGTACTTGCCTCTTCCTATGCAGCTGGTGAAATTGATGTTGCCTCCGCCTTTGGACCAGCCATCAACGATATGGCCCAAATAGGTGCACGGAAGATTTTTGATAGCTCACAGATACCCGGCGAAATTCTGGATGTGCTTATTGTTCGAACCCAATATCTGGAACAAAACCCGTCCAAGGTTACAAAGCTTGTACAAGGCTGGCTGAAAGCAGTTGAATATATATCTAATCAAGAAACCGGCAGTGATCTACCTGCAGGTCTCCTTAAGCCCGAAGATTTTCAGGCAGTAAAAAACCAGGTTAAGCTTGCCGGAATCGCTGAAAACACCACGTTCCTCGGGGATGATGCCAGACGCTTGAAAGACACCATAGAAAAACGGTTGATGACATTTCAGGCTATCAGTGACCGGATGCAATTTTCGTCTATGCCGAAGATTAATACGAAACCTTTTGAAGACGCCAAAGCGCTAGAAACAGAAAATTAG
- a CDS encoding amidohydrolase family protein yields MSLKSMLCVGIAAIACTQALLADTTIIKGATLVQTAPDLSKIASSYIIIEDDRILEVGQGQLPQTYRDATIIDATGKYVIPGLIDSHVHLASRPGIPWGNSPENLEFLGAYYEQSVKSYLYYGYTSVIDLNVGSREQLAAFKELPIGPNIYDCDAAAPVADGYPLRFYPEAIRYTANRNFIYNEGQEGLIPANIDLTEHTPKAVVARAKANGAVCFKTFHEAGWRPGSNWPVPSRKTLSALKNETDKTGMPLLVHANREANQKATYEYADILVHGMWHWNYIDGKVATEPSESAFNLAGKIADAGTGYMPTFQVLPGEGVLYDHSVLDEPELKHVYPAELIEWYKTPAARWYRDQILGDEAPTEKNLQTRYANNIYKTEQSYRIAKHIYDEGGLLLFGTDTPSDQTFGNPPGLNGYWEMQHWQAAGIPLTAILKAATWDNAKAFNLEDNVGSISKGKIADMLILEEDPTLSLDAYNAIDMIISRGRVLTRNSLSAQAN; encoded by the coding sequence ATGTCATTAAAATCGATGCTCTGTGTGGGTATCGCCGCTATCGCCTGTACGCAGGCATTGCTGGCAGATACTACTATTATCAAGGGGGCTACACTCGTTCAAACAGCGCCTGATCTTTCAAAAATAGCTAGCAGCTACATTATTATTGAAGATGACCGTATTCTGGAAGTGGGGCAAGGACAGCTCCCCCAAACATACAGAGACGCGACCATCATTGATGCAACGGGCAAATATGTTATTCCCGGCTTAATTGACAGCCATGTTCATTTAGCAAGCCGCCCCGGCATACCTTGGGGGAATTCACCTGAAAACCTGGAATTTTTAGGCGCATACTACGAACAATCGGTAAAGAGTTACCTCTACTACGGTTATACAAGCGTGATCGATTTAAATGTTGGGAGCCGAGAGCAATTGGCGGCCTTTAAAGAGTTACCAATTGGCCCGAACATATACGATTGTGATGCCGCAGCCCCTGTAGCAGATGGATATCCGCTCAGGTTTTATCCGGAAGCGATCCGTTACACCGCCAATAGAAACTTCATTTATAATGAAGGGCAGGAAGGATTAATTCCAGCGAATATTGATCTTACGGAACACACACCAAAGGCAGTTGTGGCACGCGCAAAAGCAAACGGTGCGGTTTGCTTTAAAACATTTCATGAAGCTGGGTGGCGGCCCGGCTCAAACTGGCCTGTACCAAGCAGGAAAACACTTAGCGCTTTAAAAAACGAAACTGATAAAACAGGTATGCCACTTCTCGTACATGCCAACAGGGAAGCAAACCAGAAAGCCACCTATGAATATGCAGATATTCTGGTACACGGCATGTGGCACTGGAATTACATCGACGGCAAGGTAGCAACAGAACCAAGTGAAAGCGCCTTCAACCTTGCCGGTAAAATAGCAGATGCAGGCACTGGCTATATGCCAACTTTTCAGGTTTTGCCCGGTGAAGGCGTTTTGTACGACCACAGTGTGTTGGATGAACCAGAACTCAAGCATGTTTATCCGGCAGAATTGATTGAATGGTATAAAACTCCAGCGGCACGGTGGTACCGAGACCAGATACTTGGTGATGAAGCCCCCACTGAAAAAAATCTACAAACCCGCTATGCGAACAATATCTACAAAACCGAGCAATCTTACCGCATTGCCAAACATATTTATGATGAAGGTGGTTTGCTCCTGTTTGGTACAGACACACCCTCAGATCAAACCTTCGGTAATCCGCCTGGCCTGAATGGATACTGGGAAATGCAACACTGGCAAGCCGCTGGCATCCCACTCACCGCTATCCTGAAAGCAGCGACATGGGACAACGCCAAAGCCTTTAATCTAGAGGATAACGTTGGTTCGATCAGCAAAGGTAAAATTGCTGATATGCTTATTCTTGAAGAAGACCCGACACTATCGCTTGATGCTTACAATGCCATTGACATGATCATCAGCAGAGGCCGGGTGCTAACGCGCAACAGCCTGAGCGCACAAGCAAACTAA
- a CDS encoding inositol monophosphatase family protein, with product MARRSPLINVMVSAVMKASRSLRRDFGEVEQLQVSRKGPADFVSMADKRAEDTLFEELQRVRPDFGFLMEERGEVKGKRDDVRFIIDPLDGTTNFLHGLPHFAMTVAVEERGEITAGVIYAPLTDELFWAEKGQGAYLNDSRLRVSGRKRMDEALLSTGIPFKGREGHDEFKAELAEFMPSVAGIRRFGAATLDLAYVAAGRYDGFWESNLQPWDIAAGILMVKEAGGYVTDLNGGTDMLKTGDIIAANDQLHMPMQRVIKRARRGLK from the coding sequence ATGGCCCGTCGTTCCCCCCTTATTAACGTGATGGTCTCTGCCGTAATGAAAGCGAGCCGCAGTCTGCGCCGCGATTTCGGTGAAGTTGAACAATTGCAGGTTTCCCGCAAGGGTCCAGCAGATTTTGTATCTATGGCTGATAAACGTGCAGAAGATACACTGTTTGAAGAACTGCAGCGCGTACGCCCGGATTTCGGTTTCCTTATGGAAGAGCGCGGTGAAGTTAAAGGCAAGCGTGATGATGTTCGCTTCATCATTGATCCGCTTGACGGCACAACAAACTTCCTGCACGGCCTTCCGCACTTTGCGATGACAGTAGCTGTGGAAGAACGCGGCGAAATCACAGCAGGTGTTATATACGCACCGCTTACTGATGAGCTGTTCTGGGCTGAAAAAGGCCAGGGCGCTTACCTGAATGATAGCCGCCTTCGTGTATCTGGCCGTAAGCGTATGGATGAAGCGCTTCTCTCTACAGGTATTCCGTTTAAAGGCCGCGAAGGGCATGATGAGTTTAAAGCCGAGCTTGCTGAGTTTATGCCGTCGGTAGCTGGCATCCGCCGCTTTGGTGCTGCAACACTCGATCTCGCATATGTTGCGGCTGGTCGTTATGACGGTTTCTGGGAATCAAACCTTCAACCATGGGATATCGCAGCTGGTATTCTGATGGTGAAAGAAGCAGGCGGTTATGTAACTGATCTTAACGGCGGTACAGATATGCTGAAAACAGGTGATATCATTGCAGCCAACGATCAGCTTCATATGCCGATGCAGCGTGTGATCAAACGTGCGCGTCGTGGTTTAAAGTAA
- a CDS encoding helix-turn-helix domain-containing protein — translation MADPVDIAVGERIRQLRKERHITQTELGAAVGLTFQQIQKYEKAKNRISASKLVQIADIFNVDVSELFKGSMAYEDVPESEEIAELIKYTERMPDHVRSQFLNLMEAIAQAPETTSQVDLL, via the coding sequence ATGGCTGATCCAGTAGATATCGCTGTTGGCGAGCGAATAAGGCAGCTTCGCAAGGAGCGCCACATCACACAAACAGAATTAGGCGCCGCAGTCGGATTAACATTCCAGCAAATTCAAAAATACGAAAAAGCCAAAAATCGAATCTCTGCCAGCAAACTTGTTCAAATCGCTGACATCTTCAATGTAGACGTTTCTGAACTTTTTAAAGGCAGCATGGCCTATGAAGATGTGCCAGAATCAGAAGAGATCGCAGAGCTCATTAAATATACCGAAAGAATGCCAGATCATGTGCGTAGTCAATTCCTTAATCTGATGGAAGCAATTGCACAGGCCCCGGAAACTACCTCACAGGTCGATCTCTTATAA
- a CDS encoding ATP-binding protein — MLKNISLRHLIPLLFFSGSLMLVVFFYTVGFPVAQKEAVDLSKRQALTFLQIQQSRFIELLYLDDTSELEKEIYFANNDPAIKRLFIVDENLIVQYSNRSRNIGEPLSATNSPYTKAEIDKVNDTLTLSVEWHDKDETLLTGYAALRHTVGSDQKRWTLIIVHDFSNLNKSITDIAAIPSELLATLMLVLSVIAIILLRRHLDMRLSPLLSAAAKLAKNKKGARSNLVGADEFAEIGRAFDQMAEKVEQSLSELEDAKNDAELANLAKNNFLSFMSHEIQTPLAGLLGFIDLLGESELDEEARIYLRSTEASARTLSGLISNLLETSRLEAGTVKPASEAFCINSLIQDIVDSTIMQAKKKGLAIRVTSNQDDPIWLESDPVLIRKILVNLTDNAVRFTEEGSITIAVNSEPVDASRMLLNVSVSDTGIGIAPTEQKHLFDRFYRSNDQRIKNYKGAGIGLTICKDIADILHADIHVSSVLEEGSTFSLEMEVPIADPQSDFSYSALTAREQQPLNILLVEHSELTRSFLISLLKKLGHRVYPCKNASEAIQAMKDLLIYPNLPPIDLAFIDIHMPIMDGEETMHEIRGMDSRFKHLPMIATSTQNDPIAREKLLVAGFNGFVSKPINKEHLMEEIFNLSRLQTHRV; from the coding sequence ATGTTGAAGAACATTTCACTCAGGCATCTTATTCCACTGCTATTTTTTAGCGGCAGCCTGATGCTTGTGGTGTTCTTCTATACAGTTGGCTTCCCTGTTGCACAAAAAGAAGCCGTGGACCTAAGCAAGCGTCAGGCACTTACATTCCTTCAAATTCAGCAATCCAGATTCATTGAACTTCTGTATCTGGATGATACCAGCGAACTTGAGAAAGAGATTTATTTCGCGAACAATGATCCTGCGATCAAGAGGCTGTTCATTGTAGATGAAAACCTCATCGTACAGTATTCAAACCGTTCCCGAAATATCGGCGAACCTCTAAGCGCTACAAACTCACCCTACACCAAGGCAGAGATTGATAAGGTTAATGATACCCTAACCCTATCAGTAGAATGGCATGATAAAGATGAAACACTCCTCACAGGATATGCAGCCCTAAGGCACACGGTTGGAAGTGATCAGAAACGGTGGACGCTGATTATTGTTCATGATTTTTCCAACCTGAACAAATCTATCACCGATATTGCTGCGATTCCTTCCGAATTATTGGCAACACTGATGCTCGTTTTATCAGTTATCGCTATTATCCTTCTTCGGCGTCATCTGGATATGCGCCTTTCACCTTTATTAAGTGCTGCAGCCAAACTTGCAAAAAACAAAAAAGGTGCTCGCTCTAATCTTGTTGGCGCTGATGAATTTGCAGAAATTGGCCGAGCTTTCGACCAAATGGCGGAGAAGGTTGAACAGTCTCTTTCCGAACTGGAAGATGCCAAAAATGATGCAGAGCTTGCCAATCTGGCGAAAAATAACTTCCTAAGCTTCATGAGCCATGAAATCCAAACACCTCTTGCAGGGTTGCTTGGTTTCATTGATCTTCTCGGAGAATCGGAACTGGATGAAGAAGCTCGAATTTATCTTCGCTCTACAGAAGCATCCGCACGCACGCTTTCCGGCCTGATCAGTAACTTACTTGAAACCAGTCGGCTTGAAGCAGGAACTGTGAAACCAGCATCCGAAGCGTTCTGTATCAATTCTCTTATCCAAGACATCGTAGACAGCACTATCATGCAGGCCAAAAAGAAGGGATTGGCTATCAGGGTTACATCTAATCAGGATGATCCAATCTGGTTGGAAAGTGATCCTGTTCTCATTCGGAAGATACTTGTAAACCTCACCGACAATGCTGTTCGCTTCACGGAAGAAGGTTCAATCACCATCGCGGTTAACAGTGAGCCTGTTGATGCTTCACGCATGTTGCTGAATGTATCAGTATCGGATACTGGCATCGGCATCGCACCAACCGAACAAAAACATCTCTTTGATCGTTTTTACCGCTCGAATGATCAGCGGATCAAAAACTATAAAGGCGCTGGTATTGGTTTGACCATCTGTAAAGATATTGCAGATATCCTCCACGCTGATATCCATGTATCCAGCGTTCTGGAAGAAGGCTCAACATTCAGTTTGGAAATGGAAGTGCCTATTGCTGATCCACAGTCCGATTTCAGTTACTCCGCCTTAACAGCTCGCGAACAGCAACCGCTGAATATTCTACTTGTTGAACATTCTGAATTAACGCGTTCTTTCCTCATCAGTCTTCTCAAAAAGCTCGGGCATAGGGTTTACCCCTGCAAGAATGCGTCTGAAGCCATACAAGCCATGAAAGACTTGCTGATTTACCCTAACCTGCCCCCTATAGACTTGGCCTTTATTGATATTCATATGCCAATTATGGATGGTGAAGAGACCATGCATGAAATCAGGGGTATGGACTCTCGCTTTAAGCATCTTCCAATGATCGCTACATCAACCCAGAATGACCCTATTGCCAGAGAGAAGCTGCTTGTTGCTGGTTTTAATGGCTTTGTTTCCAAACCAATCAACAAAGAACATTTGATGGAAGAAATCTTCAATCTCTCTCGCCTGCAAACTCACCGAGTATAA
- a CDS encoding peroxiredoxin family protein: MFKKILSGIVLLIASSFPAAASDLGPAVGSKIPHNLEVMDQKGQQQSFSSLTGENGTVLVFFRSAKWCPYCQRQLINIEKSAAEEIRKRGFNVVGVSYDSVKVLDKFTKKRGISYPLLSDDGSAIIKSFGVLNEKYKPGDRVYGIPHPIIVITDNSGTIKAKLFEEGYKNRPETEVILSELDKL; the protein is encoded by the coding sequence ATGTTTAAAAAAATTCTAAGCGGCATTGTACTGCTGATTGCAAGCAGTTTCCCTGCCGCCGCATCCGATTTGGGGCCGGCTGTCGGCTCTAAAATCCCACATAATCTTGAAGTGATGGATCAAAAAGGCCAGCAACAGTCTTTTTCATCGCTTACTGGTGAAAATGGCACAGTATTGGTGTTCTTCCGCTCAGCAAAGTGGTGCCCATATTGTCAGCGCCAGCTTATCAACATCGAGAAGTCAGCTGCAGAAGAAATTCGTAAGCGTGGTTTCAATGTTGTTGGTGTTAGTTATGACAGCGTAAAGGTGCTTGATAAATTCACCAAAAAACGCGGTATCAGCTATCCGCTGCTTTCTGATGATGGTTCTGCAATCATCAAGTCATTTGGTGTACTCAATGAAAAGTACAAACCAGGTGACCGTGTATACGGGATTCCGCACCCAATTATCGTGATCACAGACAACAGCGGTACAATCAAAGCCAAGTTGTTTGAAGAAGGCTATAAAAACAGACCAGAGACAGAAGTTATCCTCTCTGAGCTAGATAAGCTTTAA
- the thiE gene encoding thiamine phosphate synthase: MAKTKEPCELYLLTPDTLDDVAAFAADLDAVLATEMVPVVQVRLKDVDDETFTDIASQLKDVCHKHDVAVIINDRVDIAKAVGADGVHIGQDDMSLEDVRNILGEDFDIGVTCHNSRHLAYEAGEGGANYVAFGAFFPSVTKADAEPAEIEILQMWEEVTDIPCVAIGGITPENCRSVADAGAHFVAVCAGVWQHEAGPVAAVKAYHQALNS, translated from the coding sequence ATGGCAAAAACCAAAGAACCTTGTGAACTGTATCTGTTAACACCCGATACACTTGATGATGTGGCGGCTTTTGCTGCCGATTTGGATGCTGTTCTAGCAACCGAAATGGTGCCTGTGGTGCAGGTCCGCCTCAAAGATGTAGATGATGAAACATTCACGGATATTGCGAGCCAGCTGAAAGATGTTTGCCACAAGCATGATGTTGCAGTGATCATTAATGACCGAGTGGATATTGCAAAGGCTGTTGGTGCCGATGGCGTTCATATTGGGCAAGATGATATGAGCCTGGAAGACGTACGCAATATCCTCGGCGAGGATTTTGATATCGGCGTAACTTGCCACAATAGTCGTCATCTGGCCTATGAAGCAGGTGAGGGTGGTGCCAATTATGTGGCTTTCGGAGCGTTCTTTCCAAGCGTGACAAAAGCAGATGCAGAACCTGCGGAAATTGAAATTCTACAGATGTGGGAAGAAGTAACAGATATTCCGTGTGTGGCAATTGGTGGCATAACACCAGAGAACTGTCGCAGTGTTGCAGATGCAGGCGCACATTTTGTAGCGGTATGCGCGGGTGTTTGGCAGCATGAAGCGGGTCCTGTAGCTGCAGTGAAAGCCTACCATCAGGCTCTTAACAGCTAG
- the efp gene encoding elongation factor P, which yields MKIDGNSIRPGNVIIHNGELWRAVKIAHTQPGKGGAYLQVELKNLINGSKLNERFRSSEKVERAVLEQKDYQFLFADGDMYTFMDGDTYEQISLSSEDIGDDTVFLQDGMQVQIEFHEEKPLGVSLPDKVTLEVVETEPVVKGQTVSSSYKPAELDNGLRVGVPPFIKAGDKIVVSTAEREYVSRAD from the coding sequence ATGAAGATAGATGGTAACTCTATCCGTCCGGGTAATGTAATTATTCACAATGGTGAATTGTGGCGCGCAGTAAAAATTGCACACACGCAGCCGGGCAAAGGCGGTGCTTACCTGCAGGTTGAACTTAAAAACCTGATCAATGGCAGCAAGCTTAACGAACGTTTCCGTTCCAGTGAAAAAGTAGAACGCGCTGTTCTTGAGCAAAAAGATTATCAGTTCCTGTTTGCTGATGGCGATATGTATACCTTTATGGATGGTGATACATACGAGCAGATTTCTCTCTCTTCAGAAGATATTGGTGACGATACTGTATTCCTACAGGACGGAATGCAGGTTCAGATCGAATTCCATGAAGAAAAGCCTCTAGGCGTTAGCCTTCCTGATAAAGTAACTCTTGAAGTTGTTGAAACTGAGCCTGTTGTGAAAGGCCAGACAGTTTCTTCAAGCTATAAGCCTGCTGAACTTGATAATGGTCTGCGTGTTGGTGTGCCGCCATTCATTAAAGCCGGTGACAAGATTGTTGTATCCACAGCTGAGCGCGAATACGTAAGCCGCGCTGACTAA
- a CDS encoding class I fructose-bisphosphate aldolase codes for MRVTRTVKNILANYESDNPGTKANLARILCTGKLAGTGKMIILPVDQGFEHGPARSFAPNAPAYDPHYHYQLAIDAGLNAYASTLGMLEAGADTFAGQIPTILKINSSNSWATTKDQSVNASVDDAIRLGCSAVGFTVYPGSEHALDLFEEFQMIAEEAKAKGLAVVLWSYPRGGDLSKDGETAMDVGAYAAHIAAELGAHIIKVKLPSAHLEQPEAKKAFEDAGIDLSDQAARVREVMRSSFNGRRVVVFSGGAKKGANSVYDDARAIRDGGGNGSIIGRNTFQRPREEAIAMLNEIIDIYKGKA; via the coding sequence ATGAGAGTTACTAGAACTGTCAAAAATATTCTCGCAAACTACGAATCTGATAATCCAGGTACTAAAGCAAACCTAGCCCGCATTTTGTGTACAGGTAAGCTTGCTGGTACTGGTAAAATGATTATTCTGCCAGTGGACCAAGGCTTTGAACACGGTCCGGCACGTTCATTTGCACCAAACGCTCCGGCGTATGATCCTCACTATCACTACCAGCTCGCTATTGATGCAGGCCTTAACGCTTATGCATCTACGCTTGGGATGCTAGAAGCTGGCGCTGATACATTTGCAGGACAAATTCCGACTATCCTGAAAATTAACAGCTCTAACAGCTGGGCAACAACAAAAGACCAATCAGTAAACGCTTCTGTGGATGATGCTATCCGCCTTGGCTGTTCTGCAGTTGGCTTTACTGTTTACCCGGGTTCTGAGCACGCACTGGACCTGTTCGAAGAGTTCCAGATGATTGCTGAAGAAGCGAAGGCGAAAGGTCTTGCTGTTGTTCTTTGGTCATACCCTCGTGGTGGTGATCTGTCGAAAGACGGGGAAACAGCAATGGATGTTGGCGCTTATGCAGCTCATATCGCAGCTGAACTTGGTGCACACATCATTAAAGTGAAGCTTCCAAGCGCTCACCTTGAGCAGCCAGAAGCGAAGAAGGCTTTCGAAGACGCTGGCATCGATCTTTCTGATCAGGCTGCACGCGTTCGCGAAGTTATGCGCTCTTCCTTCAATGGTCGCCGTGTTGTTGTATTCTCTGGTGGCGCGAAAAAAGGTGCTAACAGCGTTTATGATGATGCTCGTGCGATCCGCGATGGTGGCGGTAACGGTTCTATCATTGGCCGTAACACATTCCAGCGTCCACGCGAGGAAGCAATTGCTATGCTGAACGAGATTATTGATATCTATAAAGGCAAAGCATAA
- a CDS encoding peptidoglycan -binding protein, which yields MFARRKIGAQGDSSWPGFVDALSSLLLVIIFLLSMFVLSQFFLGQALSGRDQALAELRGQVAQLGNLLKLEQQANSSLRENVANLSSSLNAANADRDKLSADLEAVRSALSSSDTRLEEMTEARERFEKLASDLELKHKISSGALAEEKAISQRAQQQVAQLQNNINVLREQLGRLEAALQASEERDRRNQAVIVDMGRRLNRALASKVEELAGYRSEFFGRLKEVLSTRPEIRIEGDRFVFASELLFASGQADLGPEGRAELRKFAETLIEISSQIPSELQWVLRVDGHTDKRPISTAQFQSNWELSAARAISVVEFLIEAGVPANRLAAAGFGEFQPIDPDDNVFAYSRNRRIEMRLTQR from the coding sequence ATGTTCGCTCGGCGTAAAATAGGCGCTCAAGGGGATAGTAGCTGGCCGGGGTTTGTGGATGCATTGTCCTCGCTCTTGCTGGTGATTATCTTCCTGCTGTCCATGTTTGTGCTGTCGCAATTTTTCTTGGGACAGGCACTTTCAGGCCGTGATCAGGCCCTTGCGGAACTCAGAGGGCAGGTGGCTCAACTCGGGAACCTTTTGAAACTTGAGCAGCAGGCTAATAGCTCGCTTAGGGAGAATGTGGCTAACCTCTCTTCTTCCTTAAATGCTGCGAATGCTGACCGTGATAAATTAAGTGCTGATCTTGAAGCAGTACGCAGCGCGCTTTCATCTTCTGATACACGGCTTGAAGAAATGACAGAAGCGCGTGAGCGTTTTGAAAAGCTCGCCAGTGATCTGGAGCTTAAGCATAAAATCTCGTCTGGAGCACTGGCGGAAGAAAAAGCGATTTCCCAGCGCGCGCAGCAGCAGGTGGCGCAATTACAGAACAATATTAATGTGCTCAGGGAACAGCTTGGGCGTCTTGAAGCTGCTTTGCAGGCTAGTGAAGAGCGTGACCGCCGTAATCAGGCAGTGATCGTGGATATGGGCCGCAGGTTGAACCGTGCGCTCGCCAGTAAAGTGGAAGAGCTTGCAGGATACCGTTCAGAATTCTTCGGACGCCTGAAAGAAGTGCTGTCTACACGTCCTGAAATTCGCATCGAAGGGGACCGCTTTGTATTTGCTTCAGAGCTGTTGTTTGCGAGCGGGCAGGCCGATCTGGGTCCAGAAGGCCGTGCAGAACTTCGGAAGTTTGCTGAAACACTGATTGAAATTTCCAGCCAGATTCCATCGGAGCTTCAGTGGGTACTGCGGGTTGATGGCCATACAGATAAGCGTCCGATCTCAACAGCGCAGTTCCAGAGCAATTGGGAACTATCAGCGGCGCGAGCCATTAGCGTGGTGGAATTCCTGATTGAAGCGGGTGTACCAGCGAATAGGTTAGCAGCCGCAGGCTTTGGTGAATTCCAGCCAATTGATCCTGATGATAATGTATTTGCTTATAGCCGTAACCGTAGAATTGAAATGCGCCTGACCCAAAGATAA